The genome window ACACGTTCATGAATGACTGCTGTGCATTCAAGCCGGCGCTGTGCTGTCGGCGGGGCCGGCTTGAATGAGAGTCGGCGCATTATACAGAGCCGAAGCTGAGGGGAAAAGGGGAGAGTGGAGGGCGCGGTTTACGCTCTGTCACACGCTATTGTATGATACGCGCCGGTCGTGTGAGTTGGGAGGAGGCGCGATGACGGCAAATCCTGGTTTCCCGATTTCATTGGATGTCAAAGGCTGGCCGTGCCTTGTGCTGGGCGGTGACGAGGAAGCGGCGGAAAAAACCCTGCGGTTGTTGGACGCCGGAGCCAAGGTCACGGTGGTGAATCCGACGCTCAACGACACGTTGCGCAAATTGACGGCCTCGGCCAAGGTGATTCACCGGGTCCGCACGTTCAGGACGACCGACGTGGAAAGCGTCATCCTCGTGTTGAACGTCCTTCGCGGCGACCGTGACTTCGCGCGGTCGTTGCTGGACCTGGCCCGCGAGCGGCGGTTTCTCGTGTGGTCGATCGATGAGCCGACGCTGTCGAACGTGATGATGCCGGCGGTGGTGAGCCGCGGCCATCTGCGCGTGGCGATCAGCACCAGCGGCGCCTCGCCGGCCCTTGCGAGCCGGTTGCGGCAGGATCTGGAGCAAATCTTCGGAGAGGAGTTCTCCGCTTTCCTGGACTGGCTGGCCGATCTGCGTGACGAGACCAAAGCCACCGAGGCCGATGCGGAGAGACGGCGCATGTTGCTGAGAGAAGCCGTCAACGGCTTCAAGTTCACCGGCAGCATCGAATATCCCAAGGCCTGGCTGGAACAGCGGCAGAAGGCATGATACGTAAGACGTGACGCGTAATGCATGATGCGATGCACGTGATGCGTGATGCGTAATGCGTGATGAGTAGGCGATGGCTCAAGCTGACTGCTGACGGCTGAGAGCTGACAACTGAAAGCTGATAGCTGACCCCCTGACCGCTGATATCTGACAGCACGCAAAGGAGAGTTTTACCACCATGGTCTTGCTCGAATTCAGCATGTCGCCGCTCGGCAAAGGCGAGAGTGTCGGCAAGTACGTGTCGCGCTCGCTGGACATCATCGACAAGAGCGGCGTGGAGTATCGTCTCAACCCCATGGGCACGGTCCTGGAAGGGGAGTGGGACGAAGTGTTCGGCGTCGTCAAGAAATGTTATGAGCGGATGAAGAAAGACTGTAACCGCATTTCCTGCACGATCAAAGTCGACTACCGCAAGGGCCACAAGGGCCGTCTCACCAGCAAAGTCGCCAGCGTCGAAAAGCATCTCAAACGGAAACTGAAAGTCTAGCGGAGAGAGGGCGGCTGGATCGCCCTTCGTGCTCGCAGAACGCGCACCGTTGCCTGGGAATAGTTTCGGACCCGGAGACACAACAGAACCGCCACTGTGGCCGGTCTGTCTCGCCTCTCAGGTGTTTTTCTCCCTTGAATGCCGGAATTTGCCGGATCGTGCTTCCTCCGGATCGTGGTTAACCTACGAGCGAGACCCTGAGTGGGAGGAGGCCATGGAGTATATCCCGATCCAGATTATCTCGCGCATCGAATGGTGCCGCCTCCAGCAAAAACTCGCATCCGTGACGCAGGAAGAGCGTGCGGGGTGGTGGGCTGAGGAAGCCGGCCTGGTGGACGCCTTGTTGGGCAGAGACAGCACAGATTTCATGAGAGAACGCTACCCTGCTCAGTTCGAGTGCTATCAACGTGGTCTGGAGGATGGGCGAACCATCATGCGGCTTGCGTCACAACAACGGCCTGCGGCGTGAATTCAGCGTAGTTGCTGAGTGAAAGAAAGGATTCCCGGAGCCTTTCTCTCCATTCCTAATATCCTTCCGGGTGGCGGCGACCTGGGAGCCCCCACCGGCTGCATGAAGCTAAGCAACGGGTACCAGGCGGAGCGGGGCCCCTCGGGTACCCGCTTGGCGGGTGTGGGCAGGGTGCGAGCACCGCTGGGTTGAGCGGCGAGGGGACCCGCGAACCGCTTTCAGAAAACCGAGAACTTAAAATACTTCTTCGGATTCTTTTTTACATCCGCCACGAACTCTTCCACTTCGGTCAGGAGCTTGTCCGTTCGAGTGTAGAGGTCGTCGCGGGTGACGAGCTTGCCCACCGTCCCTTCGCCGCGCTCGATCTTGTCCAGCAGTTGCTCGCCGCGGGCCGTGAGACTATCCAGCTTGGCATAGAGCGTGGGATCGGCAAGTTTCGCCAGCGTCCCGTTCTGGTTGTTCAGGCGATTTGCGAGTTCGGTCAGCTCCCGCACCGCCTGGTTGGCTCTCGCGTAGAGTTCCTTGTCCGTGACGAGCTTCCCCACCGTGCCTTCGCCGCGCTCCACCTTGTCCAGCAGGGCGAGGCTCTTCTCCGACGCTTTCTCCAGGTTCTCCAGCACCCGTTTGGAGCGATCATAGAGTTCCGGATCGTTCACCAACTTGCCGGTCGTACCTTCGCCTTTTGTAATGGCCGCGAGGGCCCGCTGGACTTCCTGTAGCGCGGTATTGACGTTCTCGATCGTGGCGGAGGCGCCGGACGCCAGGCTGGTGATGTCGGTCTCGGCCTTGCCGGTCAATATGGCTCCCGGCTCCAGCGAGGGTCTGGTCGGCGT of Nitrospirota bacterium contains these proteins:
- a CDS encoding MlaD family protein — translated: MTRRSDLTWVQVKIGILVLISLAIVMIMILNLEEGLGVLSRKTQFRAMVSHTQGLKVGSPVLMNGVNIGNVHKIEIARNAPQVEITFTVKREVAQHVREDASINIRALGLLGDKYLEIVPGTPTRPSLEPGAILTGKAETDITSLASGASATIENVNTALQEVQRALAAITKGEGTTGKLVNDPELYDRSKRVLENLEKASEKSLALLDKVERGEGTVGKLVTDKELYARANQAVRELTELANRLNNQNGTLAKLADPTLYAKLDSLTARGEQLLDKIERGEGTVGKLVTRDDLYTRTDKLLTEVEEFVADVKKNPKKYFKFSVF
- a CDS encoding MTH1187 family thiamine-binding protein translates to MVLLEFSMSPLGKGESVGKYVSRSLDIIDKSGVEYRLNPMGTVLEGEWDEVFGVVKKCYERMKKDCNRISCTIKVDYRKGHKGRLTSKVASVEKHLKRKLKV
- a CDS encoding bifunctional precorrin-2 dehydrogenase/sirohydrochlorin ferrochelatase gives rise to the protein MTANPGFPISLDVKGWPCLVLGGDEEAAEKTLRLLDAGAKVTVVNPTLNDTLRKLTASAKVIHRVRTFRTTDVESVILVLNVLRGDRDFARSLLDLARERRFLVWSIDEPTLSNVMMPAVVSRGHLRVAISTSGASPALASRLRQDLEQIFGEEFSAFLDWLADLRDETKATEADAERRRMLLREAVNGFKFTGSIEYPKAWLEQRQKA